Proteins found in one Desulfovermiculus halophilus DSM 18834 genomic segment:
- a CDS encoding nucleotidyltransferase family protein, with product MALSPVDMEKYRKTARRRQEVAEKRRLQRLEQAWKVARQAAQILCNEFQAQEVAVFGSLVHPELFHLRSDIDLAVWGLQERLYLQAVARVTSLDPDISVDLIAIEESSQSLREHIQDEAIPI from the coding sequence ATGGCTCTATCCCCTGTAGACATGGAAAAATATCGAAAGACCGCCCGCAGGCGGCAGGAGGTTGCTGAGAAACGACGCCTTCAGCGTCTGGAGCAAGCCTGGAAGGTTGCTCGACAGGCAGCTCAGATTCTTTGTAATGAATTTCAAGCCCAAGAAGTGGCTGTCTTTGGTTCCTTGGTTCATCCTGAACTGTTTCATTTGCGATCGGATATCGATTTGGCGGTCTGGGGCCTGCAAGAACGTCTGTATTTGCAGGCAGTGGCCAGAGTAACCAGCCTTGATCCGGATATATCTGTTGATTTGATCGCAATCGAAGAGTCCTCCCAATCATTGCGAGAACATATTCAAGACGAGGCGATACCTATATGA